Proteins encoded together in one Bactrocera neohumeralis isolate Rockhampton chromosome 4, APGP_CSIRO_Bneo_wtdbg2-racon-allhic-juicebox.fasta_v2, whole genome shotgun sequence window:
- the LOC126754546 gene encoding inner nuclear membrane protein Man1-like, producing MSLENVENLTDIELRQKLLEYDFPNVPITETSRGFLVKKLKNHIKNMKNRKVPTRTYMTLRAKEELNNLVTKAHDWNHQSLQSSALLSEEHTANADPELYSIANNDNRMADQVRFLLPNPLFEQNVRNSIQLADPQLSLANSSPYGYITILSKVLGLKDNYTNSVWWAFTLFFLTITFMYMTKIADFSKNINEGNTNYVICDKLNSPSPFLRPPYICIEKERVEPALTIVRQLMMQLKKPSERNYCYDRKQTKAISVTELIRQELKGGNLVDIRNLKAAQYLITCNPQWKIDMVDDKGDPVIFIGVDNVLANHNIFFVLKQPEISLTCHLYNIAYRFINLGGNLSLLVCALILLCFPYFYVRRIQEQHLQAVHRFIDKIIEELQNRAANSESSEGREVDVNHLCDQLIPSSKRKFEIRFFNEALKELEVSDNRVRFDLTVRDGQECRTISWIDYSDELLTGSPAGHREGLFKAETSC from the coding sequence ATGTCTTTGGAAAATGTTGAGAACTTAACTGATATTGAATTACGTCAAAAGTTGCTAGAATATGACTTCCCGAATGTTCCCATAACAGAAACGAGTCGCGGTTTCCTTGtgaaaaagcttaaaaatcatataaaaaatatgaagaatcGAAAGGTGCCAACACGAACATATATGACGCTGCGCGCCAAAGAGGAGCTGAATAATTTGGTTACTAAAGCACATGACTGGAATCATCAAAGCCTCCAGAGTAGCGCACTACTCAGCGAGGAGCATACAGCAAATGCTGATCCGGAACTGTACAGTATCGCAAATAACGATAATCGAATGGCCGATCAAGTACGATTCCTTTTACCGAATCCTTTATTTGAGCAGAATGTAAGGAATAGCATTCAATTAGCAGATCCACAACTCAGTTTAGCTAACAGCAGTCCATACGGATACATCACTATCCTCTCTAAAGTTCTCGGCTTGAAAGACAATTACACCAACAGCGTTTGGTGGGCCTTTACATTATTTTTCCTAACCATAACTTTTATGTATATGACGAAGATTGCCGATTTCTCAAAGAATATCAATGAAGGAAATACCAATTATGTAATCTGTGACAAGCTTAACTCTCCAAGTCCGTTTTTGCGACCACCATACATCTGTATAGAAAAGGAACGtgtggaaccagcattaacaatTGTGCGCCAGCTAATGATGCAGCTAAAAAAACCATCGGAACGAAATTACTGCTACGACCGAAAACAAACGAAAGCTATTAGCGTGACCGAACTTATTAGACAAGAGCTTAAAGGGGGTAATTTAGTGGATATTCGCAATTTGAAAGCAGCTCAGTATCTCATAACTTGCAATCCCCAATGGAAGATAGACATGGTTGATGATAAAGGAGATCCCGTTATATTTATTGGAGTTGACAATGTATTAGCaaatcataatatattttttgttctgAAACAGCCTGAGATATCTTTGACATGCCATTTGTACAACATAGCTTACCGATTCATAAATCTCGGTGGCAATCTATCGCTCCTGGTGTGTGCCCTAATATTGCTTTGTTTTCCATATTTCTATGTACGTCGCATACAAGAACAACATCTGCAGGCTGTGCACAGATTCATTGACAAGATTATAGAGGAACTGCAGAATCGTGCAGCAAATAGCGAAAGTTCAGAAGGTCGCGAAGTTGATGTGAATCATTTATGTGATCAATTGATACCATCCAGCaaacgaaaatttgaaattagaTTCTTTAATGAGGCTTTGAAGGAGTTGGAGGTAAGCGACAATCGAGTGCGATTTGACCTGACGGTGCGTGACGGTCAGGAATGCCGCACTATAAGTTGGATAGATTACAGCGACGAATTACTAACAGGCAGTCCTGCTGGACACAGGGAGGGATTATTTAAGGCAGAAACTAGCTGCTAA